The Priestia megaterium NBRC 15308 = ATCC 14581 region CTCCTATGATTTTATGTTCAAAGCGCATTGTATAAAAAGGGGATTATATAGCTTTAGGGCATATACGGTCAAGCAAAGGGTCAGATAAATTAATAAAAAATCGTTATGTATTTTCATAAGAAGAACGGTCAACATTTTTGTTGAGCGTTCTTTTTATGCGTTCATATTATGTTTATTCCTCATTGCAGCAGACAGCAGATGCTGAAAATTGTAAAGGTCCATTCCTCGTTGCATCTCTCTTATTTTACATAAGTTACATGTAGTATGTTTCAAAGCCTTAAAAAATATATGTCTCTACGCTTGTTTAATCCTAACGAGGTGGTAGAAAAGGAATATTTTTTAAGAAATCGCAAAAAAAGAGGCGATCGCCTATGCAAGAAGTAGGTGAATAACATATGTAATAAAGAGAATGAAATATAATTTGAGGAGGCATGTATCATGCAAGAATTTGATATTAATGACATAAGAAGACCATTCGGTGGTTTTGGAGGCTTTGGTCGTCCAGGATTCGGTTTCGGTCGCCCAGGTTTTGGTTTCGGTCGTCCTGGTTTTGGCTTCGGCCGTCCGGGGTTCGGCTTTGGCTTTGGTCGCCCTTGGGGTTGGGGTTTTGGAGCTCCATTTCTTGGAGGATTAGTTCTTGGAAGTGCATTAGGAGGTCCAGGTTATTACGGTTATCCAGCACCATATTATCCGCCGTACCCACCATATTATCCTTATTATTATTAAAACAATGAGCGCTGATAAAGCGCTCTTTTATTATGTTCAGTCCAAGATATATATAGAATGAATGCAAGACGTTACGTTTAGAAAATGATAACAGTTTTAAATAAGGAATGAACGCTTAAGCTAAAGAAGACAAGTTTTCCTTGCAACAATTGTTGATTTTGCTATAATAACTTCGGTGGCATTTTTGGTCACTGGGTGGGCGAGGGATAGATGAAAAGAAGGAAATTAGATTGAACGCATTATTTGAAAAGTTGTTTCGTTTAAACGACCACCAAACAACTGTTGGAAAAGAAAGCTTAGCTGGGGTCATTTCATTTCTTTCCATCGTGTATATTATTGCTGTTAATTCAACCATTTTGTCTGATGCTGGTATTCCGCTTGAAGCAGGAATATTCGCAACAGTAGCTTCGGCTTTTGTAGGCTGTGTTATTATGGCTTTTTGGGCAAACGCGCCTCTTATTCTGGTGCCAGGTATGGGGATTAATGCATTGTTTACGTATACGATGGTTCAATCCATGGGGTTATCTTGGCAAGAAGGGTTATTAGCAGTAGTAATATCCGGCTTTCTTTTTATAGCATTAGCTTTCTCACGACTGTCTGCCAAAATTGTCTCTTCGATTCCGCATTCGCTAAAAGAAGCGATAACAGTCGGTGTTGGCTTATTTTTAACATTTATCGGTTTGCAAAAAGGGAAGCTTGTAGTTCCAAGCGAAAACACTTTTGTAGCACTTGGAGACTTGTCAGATCCGTTTGTGATCAGTACGCTGTTGACGTTAATTATCACAATCGTACTGTTTATCCGAAATGTGAAAGGTAACTTTTTGTTAAGCATGATTGCTGGATCAGTCCTTGCCTTCTTACTTGGTGTAAGGAGCGGTGCAGAAAAAGGACAGTCCGCTGGGAGCGTGAACGACTTCTTTAGCAGCTTTGGTACATTGTCTTTTGGAGCTATTGGAGACGTTGCGTTTTGGGCAGCTGTCTTTTCATTAACAATGGTATTGATTTTTGAAAATATCGGTTTGCTGCATGGTCAGCTAGGTATGATGAATCAAGGTAGCAAATTTCCCCGGGCCTTTCAAGCAACAGCCGCCTCAGCTTTGCTAAGCGGCGTGTTTGGAACAAGTCCAACGGTGTCTTCTGTAGAAGGAGCATCTGGTATTGCAGCTGGAGGGCGAACGGGTTTAACATCGCTGATTACAGGAGTTTTATTTTTAAGTTCACTTCTGTTTATTCCATTTATTAAGCTCGTTCCAGATAGTGCTATTGCACCTATTCTTATTGTTATTGGAGCATTGATGATTCAAAATATCAAAAACATCAATTTACAGGACTTAACAGAAGGTTTCCCTGCATTTTTAATTATTGCGCTTATTCCTCTTACGTACAGCATTGCTGATGGAATTGCATTTGGGTTCATTGCGTATCCACTGCTTAAATTATTCCTTGGTAAAATGCGTGAAGTATCGATGTTTATGTATGTAAGCGCGCTGTTGTTTTTCTTGAATTTTGTGCTGCATTATATTGCTTAAAATAGACAGCTGAGTACTTTTGCTCAGCTGTTTTTTGTATTTGCGGTAAAGAATCCTCTTTTTAGATATCATACTCCGTATTTCGTGTCCTTTGGCTAACTTTCGCTTCTAAAATGACGTTTCCTGCGTAAAGTAGTACAGAAGTCGGAGGGGGATATAAGGGGGAGAAAATGATGGGAATTAAATTAATTAAAATATCAGCCGTTTATTTTGGACTTGGCATCATATTGGGGTATTATATGTCAATTGTTCACAGCTACGCTTTGACACCTGTTCACGTGCACATCAATTTATTAGGATGGACGTCGCTTACGTTAGCGGGACTTATTTATTATTTGTTTCCTGCGTTTAGCGAAAGTAAATTAGCCAAACTGCACGTATGGTTGCATAATATAGGATTACCGGTCATGATGATTGGTTTATTTTTCATGATCGTACTAGAAAACCAAGCTTTTACACCCGTAGTGGCAGCAGGAGCAACACTTACGGCTATTGGCGTTTTAATTTTCGTATGTCACATCCTTAAAAATTTGAAATCTGAACGATAAACGAAGAAGGTCGTTGACGATGACTGCTAATTTCAAAAGGAAAAAGAACCAGCTATAGCGAATATACATGTAAACAAGGTGAAAGTGTGATTTACATAAAGGTGTGCTAGGCATCTTTATAAGGAGGGATAAGCTGCAGGGAGTTCTAGCTCTTATAAAAGCCAATAAAAGGGCTGATTATAAGTTTCTTGCGGCGGAGATACTATGGGAGAACATCAACAATTAGTGCGTGTTAGGGAGCTAGCAAATGAAATTATTCGACTTCGTCTTCAAGACCGTACGACTTATGACGAATTAGAGTTGCAAAATAATGTAGAGTTGTTGTCTCGTTCTGTGGTTGACTTAGTAAACATTATGTTAGCCGAAGATGTGGATTCGTCTACGTCTTTAAAAGCTACAGCTTCTAAAATGAAAATGGTGTATAATAACATGCATCAAGCTGAGAAAAAAGATTATTTGCATTTCTAATTGCTAGGCTCCTTTTCGCCACAAACGAAATGGAGGTGTACGAGGCAGATGCTATCGTCACTAACGACTTCTGAAGCTATTGTAGCATCCGTTCTTGCACTGGTTGTCATTGCCGTTTCCATTATCTTTTTTGCCACTCTTATTATGGTTGTTGTTCGACGAGAAAGAATCAGCAGCTTGGTTAATCACGGAGAGCATGCAGATGGAAAGCAAAAAAGCTTAGGTGAATTTTTTCGTTCTTTACGGAAAAAATAACTACCGTTTTCTTATTAAATAGATAAAAGCGGTCAATTTAAACGTTGACCGCTTTTTTTAGATGGTTTGCTTATTTTTTTCTAAAACAATACCCGCTGCTTCACTAACAGATGACACAACAGCAGAGGCGTGGCGCTGCACAGCTTCAGGAGCTGTAGCCATAGCGAAACTGTTCGGCGTTAATTGAAACATAGGAATATCATTAAATGAATCCCCCACACATGCAATTTCCTCTGGTTTTAGCTGAAGATGATTTAATAAAATTTCAATGGCATTTCCTTTGCTGATATGTTTAGGCATAATATCCAAACACTGCTTGGCGGAAATATATGTATCAATATAATCACCAAACTCTTCGTTCACTTCTTTTTGCAGAGCTACCATTTCATCATGATCTCCAAGAACCGTGATTTTGGATGGAGAAAGAGCGTGACCAAATGAATCCGTCATTTCAATTTGTTCTTCGATAGGGAAAAACATGTGAGTTTCAATCGCTTCAATAATTTCATTTCGCTGCTCTACATAATTCGTGTCGTTTGAACAGACAAGCGTAATACGGTTAGGATCTATCGTTTTTTTATAAAGTTGAACCGCTAAATCATCTTCAAACACTTTTCCATGAAGTTCTTGATTTTCTTTGGTCCACACAAATCCTCCGTTTTGGCTAATGCGATGAAATGTATTATTAATATCAGTAGAAATCTTTAAAATTTCCGTATCCATTCGTCCAGAAGCAAGACAAACCTCTACTCCTTGGCGCTGAAGTTCACTAAGTGCGTCTGCATTATGCTGTTCTACGTATTTTTCTTCATGTAAAAGAGTGCCATCTAAGTAGCTTACAAATAATTTAATCATTGCTTGAAAATTCCTTTCCTTGAAAAATTTTCTGTGATAAGAGCGTTACAAATTTATTACATTTTTTATTCTATCAGTGTTTCCCAAGAAACTCATAAAAAAAGCTCAAACCGGCGGTGAATTCAAAGAGACTAAGACATAACTACATCAATTTTTTCCGCAGGAGTCTTCGCCTTGCCCTTCAAACAGCTAGAAACAGCTACATGAAATCAAGTTCACCATCACAATGAAAAAATCCGAACGCAGTTGATTCTCAATTAAGAATCTGGATTTACCGTTCGGATCTTTCTTCAGCTAAAATCCATTTGTCGCAGCCTTTTTTTCAGGTTTGTTCACTGTAAAAAAACAGCCACGGTCTAAAAGACCGCGGCCATATTTTACAATACGTTAAAATATTTCGCTTCAGGATGTGCAAAAACAAGGGCTGTAACAGAAGCTTCTGGTTCCATCATGAAACCGTCTGTTAACTGAATGCCGATGTCTTCAGGTTTAAGTAATTTAAACAGTTTTGCTTGGTCTTCAAGGTCTGGACATGCAGGATATCCGAATGAAAAACGCTGACCTTGGTATTTGGCTGAAAAACGCTCCGCCATTGTAAAGTCAGGCGAATCAGGGAATCCCCAGCGGTCACGAATTTGCTGATGAACACGTTCTGCTAATCCTTCAGCTAGTTCAAGCGCAAGAGCTTGGAACACGTGACTCTTTAAAAACTCGCCGTTTTCTTTGAATTTCGCCGCGCGTTCGCGAATGCCCGTTCCTGCTGTTACAGAGAAGAAACATACATAGTCCATCTCTTTTTCTTTAGGTTTTGCAAAATCAGATAAGCACAGGAACTGTCCTTTTGCTTGCCGAGGGAAGGTAAAGCGTTCAATTTCTGTTTTTTCATCAGCAGGATCATAAATAATTAAATCATTTCCGTCTGCTTGAGCAGGGAAGAACTGATAAATAACCGCTGGCTTAATTAAGTTTTCTTTTAGTGCCAGTTCGAGCAAGTCATCAACGGTTTCTTTTAATTGAACAGCGCGCTCGTCTTTTTCAGCAAGCAGTTTATTCACTTTTCCTTTTAGTCCTAAGTGATGGCCTAAAAGCATCTGCCAGTTAATATACGGAAGAACCTGTGCCAAATCGTAGTGTTTGACAACGTGCCGCTTTAAATCAGCCGGTACAAAAACAGGAGCGTCCGTTGAAATGGCGGATCTTTCTAAAACAGCGGTAGCTGCTTGAGCGGTTTGAGGCTGGCGTTCTCGAACCGTTACTTTCTTTTCTTGCCGCGTTTTTAAATCTGCTAAAAGCTGAATAACTTCTTCTTTGTTCTGCAGCTTATTTGCTAACGCTAATCCGTCCATCGCATCTTTGGCGTAGAGGACCGCACCTTCATATTCCGGGGCGATTTTAAAGTCAGTAAATTTACGGGAAAGGGCAGCGCCTCCTACCATAATTGGAACATCAATGCTTGATTGTGTTAAATCCTGGGCAGTCAAAACCATTTGCTGAGCTGACTTTACTAGAAGACCTGACAGGCCAATGATGTCTGGCTTTTCTTCTTTTACTGCTTCAATCAGCTGCTGGGGCGTTACTTTAATTCCTAAATCAATTACTTTAAAACCATTGTTGCTTAAAATGATGTCTACTAAGTTTTTACCGATATCGTGCACGTCGCCTTTAACCGTTGCAAGAATAACTTTGCCTTTTCCAGAATCATTTTCAGTTGCTTCCATATGAGGTTCTAAAAAGGCAACGGATGCTTTCATAACTTCCGCACTTTGAAGCACTTCTGCTACAATCAGCTGGTTGTCATTAAACAAACGTCCAACTTCCGCCATCCCCTTCATAAGCGGTCCGTTAATAATATCTAACGGATCATCATATTGAGCTAAAGCCTGTTCTAAATCAGGAAGCAATCCTTCTTTTGTACCTTCGACAATATACATTGCCAATCGTTCTTCGAGTGTTAACGTAGAAATTTCTACTTTTGCTTCTTTCTTTTTATCACGATAAAAGTCGGTAAACGTGCTTAACGTTTCATCAGTTGTGTTAAATAATAACGCATTAGCAAGCTCAATTTCAGCTTCTGGAATAGAAGCATAGCGCTCTAATTTTTCGGTATTAACAATGGCATAATCGAGTCCAGCCTGCGTACAGTGATAAAGGTAAACCGCATTTAGTACTTCACGTCCGACTGGAGGAAGACCGAATGACACGTTACTTACGCCAAGAATGGTCAGGCAATCAGGCAGGGCTTCTTTAATCATTTTAATTCCCTTAACTGTTTCTTCAGCAGAACCAATATATTGTTCATCACCAGTCCCTACAGGAAACACAAGAGGGTCAAAAATAATATCTTTTGGATTAAAGCCATGTTTTTCAACAAGCAGATCATGTGAGCGTTTAGCAATCTCTACTTTTCGTTCTGCAGTAACGGCCATGCCTGTTTCATCGATTGTACCGACAACCAGAGCTGCACCGAATTTTTTTACTAGCGGTAAGATTGCATCAAAACGCTCTTCACCGTCTTCTAAGTTAATGGAGTTAATAATGACCTTACCTTGTGAGTACGTTAAAGCTTTTTCAATAACTTTCTCGTCGGTTGAATCGATTACAAGAGGAACCTTCACTTTTTTTACAACTTCTTGAATAAATTCCTCCATGTCTTCCATTTCTTCACGGTCCGGATCCGC contains the following coding sequences:
- a CDS encoding NCS2 family permease, with the translated sequence MNALFEKLFRLNDHQTTVGKESLAGVISFLSIVYIIAVNSTILSDAGIPLEAGIFATVASAFVGCVIMAFWANAPLILVPGMGINALFTYTMVQSMGLSWQEGLLAVVISGFLFIALAFSRLSAKIVSSIPHSLKEAITVGVGLFLTFIGLQKGKLVVPSENTFVALGDLSDPFVISTLLTLIITIVLFIRNVKGNFLLSMIAGSVLAFLLGVRSGAEKGQSAGSVNDFFSSFGTLSFGAIGDVAFWAAVFSLTMVLIFENIGLLHGQLGMMNQGSKFPRAFQATAASALLSGVFGTSPTVSSVEGASGIAAGGRTGLTSLITGVLFLSSLLFIPFIKLVPDSAIAPILIVIGALMIQNIKNINLQDLTEGFPAFLIIALIPLTYSIADGIAFGFIAYPLLKLFLGKMREVSMFMYVSALLFFLNFVLHYIA
- a CDS encoding Cof-type HAD-IIB family hydrolase, which gives rise to MIKLFVSYLDGTLLHEEKYVEQHNADALSELQRQGVEVCLASGRMDTEILKISTDINNTFHRISQNGGFVWTKENQELHGKVFEDDLAVQLYKKTIDPNRITLVCSNDTNYVEQRNEIIEAIETHMFFPIEEQIEMTDSFGHALSPSKITVLGDHDEMVALQKEVNEEFGDYIDTYISAKQCLDIMPKHISKGNAIEILLNHLQLKPEEIACVGDSFNDIPMFQLTPNSFAMATAPEAVQRHASAVVSSVSEAAGIVLEKNKQTI
- the metH gene encoding methionine synthase encodes the protein MSSLIEQQLKKRILVIDGAMGTMIQDADLTAEDFGGEEYEGCNEYLTRTAPHVIQRIHEEYFAAGADIIETNTFGSTSTVLDEYDLGHLAYELNIEAVKLACAARDKYSTPEWPRFVAGAIGPTTKTLSVTGGITFPELVESYEEQARGLLDGGVDLLLVETCQDMLNVKAAFLGITAAFEKLKIEVPIMISGTIEPMGTTLAGQDIESFYLSLEHMKPLSVGLNCATGPEFMTDHIRSLSDLATSAVSCYPNAGLPDEEGNYHESPELLAQKIKGFADKGWLNFVGGCCGTTPAHIKALAEAVKEVAPRSLDRSEHNHAVTGIEPLVYDDSMRPLFVGERTNVIGSRKFKRLIAEGKIEEASEIARAQVKNGAHVIDICLADPDREEMEDMEEFIQEVVKKVKVPLVIDSTDEKVIEKALTYSQGKVIINSINLEDGEERFDAILPLVKKFGAALVVGTIDETGMAVTAERKVEIAKRSHDLLVEKHGFNPKDIIFDPLVFPVGTGDEQYIGSAEETVKGIKMIKEALPDCLTILGVSNVSFGLPPVGREVLNAVYLYHCTQAGLDYAIVNTEKLERYASIPEAEIELANALLFNTTDETLSTFTDFYRDKKKEAKVEISTLTLEERLAMYIVEGTKEGLLPDLEQALAQYDDPLDIINGPLMKGMAEVGRLFNDNQLIVAEVLQSAEVMKASVAFLEPHMEATENDSGKGKVILATVKGDVHDIGKNLVDIILSNNGFKVIDLGIKVTPQQLIEAVKEEKPDIIGLSGLLVKSAQQMVLTAQDLTQSSIDVPIMVGGAALSRKFTDFKIAPEYEGAVLYAKDAMDGLALANKLQNKEEVIQLLADLKTRQEKKVTVRERQPQTAQAATAVLERSAISTDAPVFVPADLKRHVVKHYDLAQVLPYINWQMLLGHHLGLKGKVNKLLAEKDERAVQLKETVDDLLELALKENLIKPAVIYQFFPAQADGNDLIIYDPADEKTEIERFTFPRQAKGQFLCLSDFAKPKEKEMDYVCFFSVTAGTGIRERAAKFKENGEFLKSHVFQALALELAEGLAERVHQQIRDRWGFPDSPDFTMAERFSAKYQGQRFSFGYPACPDLEDQAKLFKLLKPEDIGIQLTDGFMMEPEASVTALVFAHPEAKYFNVL